A window of the Synechococcus sp. JA-3-3Ab genome harbors these coding sequences:
- a CDS encoding sensor histidine kinase, which translates to MEDLPLVDLRKLVQELGEQYRPQAESLGLRWQCDLPGPAGKWLVRGEAALLRQAVENLLRNALQYTPAGGTVQVSLESRPPWVSIHVKDTGIGIPPEHLPHLCERFYRVDTARARHTGGFGLGLALAHQIVTAHRGSLRVASQVGEGSIFTVELPLSSSRHFLSPFSR; encoded by the coding sequence TTGGAGGATCTGCCCCTGGTGGACTTGCGGAAGCTGGTGCAGGAGCTGGGCGAACAATACCGGCCCCAAGCGGAGTCCCTGGGGCTGCGCTGGCAATGCGACCTGCCGGGGCCTGCCGGGAAATGGCTGGTGCGGGGGGAGGCGGCCCTGCTGCGGCAGGCGGTGGAAAACCTGCTGCGCAATGCCCTGCAGTACACCCCCGCCGGCGGCACGGTGCAGGTGAGCCTGGAAAGCCGGCCTCCCTGGGTTAGCATCCACGTGAAGGATACAGGCATCGGCATCCCTCCTGAGCACCTGCCCCACCTGTGCGAGCGGTTTTACCGGGTGGACACGGCCCGCGCCCGCCATACGGGGGGATTTGGGCTGGGCCTGGCCTTGGCCCACCAGATCGTTACCGCCCATCGGGGATCCCTGCGAGTGGCCAGCCAAGTGGGAGAGGGATCGATATTTACGGTAGAGCTGCCCTTGTCATCTTCACGTCATTTTCTTTCGCCATTCTCAAGATAA
- a CDS encoding sensor histidine kinase, whose translation MYQNQLQAFDEELQVQAGIMAAAIKYELRQGQWRLVLNEVPFLGGKTQPLDHHLAYVRWFDPAPGTGRESLGSLRQYTGSPPPLKWFALDSPPHHLSLGFETVAAEEGRLLRQLTLPVQQGDQILGYLQLAVPLEPLQLSLGRLRWGLGIGIPLTLALIGGAGWILGGLAMQPIRRSYEQLQRFTADASHELRAPLAALMSNAQMALLAPEQAQPRLEKVVSGARRLSVLIDTLL comes from the coding sequence ATGTATCAGAACCAGTTGCAGGCTTTTGACGAGGAGCTGCAGGTTCAGGCCGGGATCATGGCGGCAGCCATTAAGTACGAGCTGCGCCAGGGGCAGTGGCGGTTGGTGTTGAACGAGGTGCCCTTTTTGGGGGGGAAAACCCAACCCCTCGACCATCACTTGGCCTATGTGCGCTGGTTCGATCCTGCTCCCGGCACCGGAAGGGAAAGCTTGGGATCCCTGCGCCAATACACGGGATCCCCTCCCCCTCTGAAGTGGTTTGCCTTAGATAGCCCTCCCCACCACCTGTCTTTGGGGTTTGAGACGGTAGCGGCGGAAGAGGGCAGGCTGCTGCGCCAGCTCACCCTACCGGTGCAACAGGGGGATCAGATCCTGGGCTACTTGCAACTGGCGGTGCCGCTGGAGCCGCTGCAACTGAGCTTGGGCCGTCTGCGCTGGGGGTTGGGGATCGGGATCCCGCTGACGCTGGCGTTGATCGGCGGGGCCGGCTGGATCTTGGGGGGGCTGGCGATGCAGCCGATTCGCCGCTCCTACGAGCAGTTGCAGCGCTTTACCGCCGATGCTTCCCACGAGTTGCGCGCCCCCCTGGCCGCCCTGATGAGCAATGCTCAAATGGCTCTGCTGGCCCCGGAACAAGCTCAACCTCGCCTGGAAAAGGTGGTGAGCGGTGCCCGCCGCCTCAGCGTGCTGATCGATACCTTGCTGTAG
- the rppA gene encoding two-component system response regulator RppA translates to MRILLVEDDLEQLEPLQAALAKCGHVVDCASEGETAAWLMEEKAYDLLILDWMLPGISGIQLCQQYRRSGGCAPVLMLTAKDATSDIVQGLDAGADDYLVKPVDLIELLARVRALGRRSPQWQGDSLSLGSLQLHLASLTLERQGRQVQLSGKEFQLMEYLMRHPHQVLSGGQIEQAVWEWGCEPESNAVAALVRRLRLRLKEVEAQDWLESVYGQGYRLRIPSPEADP, encoded by the coding sequence ATGCGAATTTTGTTGGTGGAAGACGACCTGGAGCAGTTGGAGCCTTTGCAGGCTGCTCTGGCCAAGTGCGGCCATGTGGTGGACTGCGCCAGCGAAGGGGAGACGGCTGCCTGGCTGATGGAGGAGAAAGCCTATGATCTCCTCATCTTGGATTGGATGCTGCCGGGGATCAGCGGGATCCAACTCTGTCAGCAGTACCGCCGCTCGGGGGGATGCGCACCGGTGCTGATGTTAACCGCCAAGGATGCCACGTCGGACATCGTACAGGGGTTGGATGCGGGGGCAGACGACTACCTGGTCAAGCCGGTGGATCTGATAGAGCTGCTGGCGCGGGTGCGGGCGTTGGGGCGCCGTTCCCCCCAATGGCAAGGCGACAGCCTCAGCCTCGGATCCCTGCAGTTGCACCTGGCCAGCCTCACCCTGGAGCGGCAGGGGCGGCAAGTGCAGCTTTCGGGCAAAGAGTTTCAGTTGATGGAGTACCTGATGCGCCACCCCCACCAGGTGCTCAGTGGGGGCCAGATCGAGCAGGCGGTGTGGGAGTGGGGCTGTGAGCCGGAAAGCAATGCCGTGGCGGCGCTGGTGCGGCGGTTGCGGTTACGGTTAAAGGAGGTGGAGGCCCAGGATTGGCTGGAGTCGGTGTACGGCCAGGGGTACCGGCTGCGCATCCCCTCCCCGGAAGCAGACCCATAG
- a CDS encoding ABC transporter substrate-binding protein: MPSCLSRRQLLVLGLASLGVWGMGRLARAQSQIPPAPVRRVASLTTLTADILYRLAPDKLVGIPSGRLLEADPRFQGITRLGLGNQPNLEQIVALQPDWVVGASGFHTALAERLQALGIPTYLTQVDSWAALEATIATLAAALGADPDPLLREYGSLLPQELPRVRPKTLLLVGTQPILSPNRQSWAGDLLERFGADNLTAALQSQGQFRGYVTLAAERILEANPEVLLVVNPEAADPLAFFRSRPFWNQLQAVQTQRVYGFDYYGLVNPGTLEKIRAACEQLARIFSEG; encoded by the coding sequence ATGCCGTCTTGTCTTTCTCGCCGTCAACTCCTTGTCTTGGGCCTGGCCAGCCTGGGGGTTTGGGGAATGGGTCGCTTGGCCCGCGCCCAAAGCCAGATCCCGCCAGCTCCGGTTCGGCGAGTGGCCAGCCTCACCACCTTGACAGCCGATATTCTCTATCGCCTGGCTCCGGACAAGCTGGTGGGGATCCCGTCCGGGCGCTTGTTGGAGGCGGATCCCCGCTTTCAGGGCATAACTCGGCTGGGGCTGGGCAACCAACCTAACCTGGAGCAAATCGTGGCCCTGCAACCGGACTGGGTGGTGGGGGCCAGTGGCTTTCACACGGCTTTGGCAGAACGATTGCAGGCATTGGGGATCCCCACCTATCTCACGCAGGTGGACAGTTGGGCTGCCCTGGAAGCAACCATCGCCACTCTGGCTGCTGCCTTGGGGGCGGATCCGGATCCCTTGCTGCGGGAGTACGGATCGCTTTTGCCCCAGGAACTGCCCCGCGTTCGACCCAAAACCTTGCTCTTGGTGGGCACCCAGCCGATTCTCTCTCCGAACCGGCAAAGCTGGGCCGGGGATCTGCTGGAGCGCTTTGGCGCCGATAACCTGACGGCTGCCCTGCAAAGCCAAGGGCAATTTCGCGGCTATGTCACCCTTGCGGCAGAGCGCATCCTGGAAGCCAACCCCGAGGTTTTGTTGGTGGTCAACCCGGAGGCGGCGGATCCCTTGGCCTTTTTCCGTTCCCGCCCCTTTTGGAATCAACTGCAAGCTGTTCAAACCCAGAGGGTCTATGGATTTGACTACTACGGCTTGGTCAACCCCGGCACCCTGGAGAAGATTAGAGCGGCCTGCGAGCAGTTGGCCCGGATTTTTTCGGAGGGCTGA
- a CDS encoding energy transducer TonB yields MLAEPPTHTNRGSASSGRGSHPRLLWRLQMGYWQQAGMAYGVGLAWLELGLWAMGRRQRSGGLRWIGWGEKLLREALLAGYCSLALSVACASLEDLPELPGQSREPRPLRWETLLSLLLHLLGLLGWVGWGFRPLLEPEVRIPVTLWLEDPLPPQLAAEADSALPKPAGEPSDPAPESPPADNPPPPAPAPQERVETTAVPKSELALQTPPPTPTPVPTAKPEPTPPPTPMAAPTPPPPSPTPTVTPSPQQPPPTPVATPTAAPVADRPPPVAATSAPIPRFTPLIQGIRSGGGGTASPGGSEGSGSSAPGTGGLGGSQAQGSAPTAAEGAGEASSPTSSPAAVAARPDILARPIPGRNPPPQYPPQARRLNQQGQVLLRVKVDAQGQVQQVEIVSSSGFPALDRAAQEAVQRWQFSPALRNNTPIESWVTVPIQFTLN; encoded by the coding sequence ATGCTCGCCGAACCCCCCACTCACACCAACCGGGGATCCGCTTCTTCGGGGAGGGGATCCCACCCTCGGCTTTTGTGGCGCCTGCAGATGGGGTATTGGCAGCAGGCAGGCATGGCCTACGGGGTGGGTCTGGCCTGGCTGGAGCTGGGGCTGTGGGCAATGGGGCGGCGCCAAAGATCTGGAGGACTGCGTTGGATCGGCTGGGGGGAGAAGCTACTTAGGGAGGCGCTGCTGGCGGGCTATTGCTCCCTTGCCCTCTCAGTTGCCTGCGCCTCGCTGGAGGATCTCCCTGAGTTGCCTGGGCAAAGTCGGGAGCCCCGCCCGCTGCGCTGGGAGACTTTGCTCTCGCTGCTTCTGCATCTGCTGGGGCTGCTGGGATGGGTTGGGTGGGGATTTCGACCTCTGCTGGAGCCCGAAGTGCGGATCCCGGTCACGCTGTGGCTGGAGGATCCGCTGCCGCCGCAGCTTGCGGCAGAGGCAGATTCGGCCTTGCCCAAGCCGGCAGGGGAGCCGAGCGACCCGGCCCCGGAATCACCTCCCGCGGATAACCCACCCCCACCGGCTCCTGCGCCTCAGGAGAGAGTAGAGACCACGGCCGTTCCCAAGTCTGAGCTGGCTTTGCAAACGCCGCCCCCCACCCCTACGCCTGTTCCCACAGCAAAGCCGGAGCCGACCCCTCCACCCACGCCGATGGCCGCACCAACCCCTCCTCCGCCCTCCCCAACACCGACGGTCACCCCCTCACCACAGCAGCCCCCTCCAACTCCGGTGGCTACCCCCACGGCTGCACCTGTGGCCGACAGGCCGCCCCCCGTGGCTGCTACGAGCGCTCCCATTCCCCGCTTCACCCCCCTCATCCAAGGGATCCGTTCGGGTGGCGGGGGCACTGCTTCCCCCGGCGGGAGCGAGGGATCTGGATCCAGCGCTCCTGGGACGGGTGGCCTCGGTGGATCCCAAGCGCAGGGTTCTGCGCCGACAGCGGCAGAAGGGGCCGGGGAGGCATCCTCCCCCACCTCCTCGCCCGCAGCAGTGGCTGCCAGGCCGGACATCCTGGCCCGCCCCATCCCGGGGCGCAACCCGCCGCCGCAGTACCCTCCCCAAGCCCGCCGCCTCAACCAGCAGGGGCAAGTGCTGTTGCGGGTCAAGGTGGATGCCCAAGGGCAGGTGCAGCAGGTGGAAATTGTCTCTTCCAGCGGCTTCCCGGCCCTGGACAGGGCCGCACAAGAGGCGGTGCAACGCTGGCAATTTAGCCCCGCCTTGAGGAACAACACCCCGATTGAGTCGTGGGTAACGGTGCCGATTCAGTTCACCCTCAATTGA
- a CDS encoding TonB-dependent hemoglobin/transferrin/lactoferrin family receptor: protein MRVTGWGWKAVSLGLGLGLSWGSLAQAQPAARIPETPLLAQATPRGATTIQEQIRELEAQIEAARRRGDQAEVERLQADLQVLRQGTPVFNLQQVTVTGTRTERTLADSPATITVIDRERLRQELIQNIQDLVRYEPGVSVRRNVRYGLQDFNIRGLDANRVLIQVDGIRQPERFSFGPFNIGRDTFELETLKTVEIIRGPASTLYGSDALGGVVTYTTLDPADLLGERDSHVGLSSQYDSKNQGFVNTLSLAGRQGNLEALLIYTRRDAREPDIKADPSFKDRQTVDGDNVLAKLVYRFSPLESLTLTGEYFNSRTTTTFSRRNLDPGISLFRETIDTERSRLSLEYRYANPENPAFELATAQIYYQPARTREPSVEERTITVQGRPVPVRRDTFNELVSNILGASLQAQSRFQTGDLSHRLVYGMEISTTRNERPRNRFQTNLQTGAVTQNIPPDTFPTKDFPDSDTVRFGLYVQDEIDFGGGNLTLIPGIRYDTYNLTPSPDEAFLKSGSEAASLFADAVSPKLGLVWRINPNLTFTAQYNTGFRAPQYNEINSGFTNLVSPFFRYRTLSNPDLRPETSQGFEVGLRGIYLQASFSLAAYYNTYNDFIEAFRRVGSEPSPPGPPGSPPPPPVILFQSQNVSRARIYGVEATGQYFFSPDLTGWSLNGSFAWAVGDNLTENKPLLSIEPLTAVLGLHYDDPSQVWGARLVATLVADPRDPQREVVQTNPNAPPQIPFVPSGYTVVDLLGYYNLDDNWQLNFGVFNLFDEKYFLYSETRTLFVGPEVERRAQPGRHVALSFSSRF from the coding sequence ATGCGAGTAACCGGTTGGGGCTGGAAGGCGGTGAGCTTGGGGCTGGGCCTGGGGCTGAGTTGGGGATCCCTGGCCCAGGCGCAACCCGCGGCTCGGATCCCTGAGACTCCTTTGCTGGCCCAGGCCACCCCTCGGGGAGCCACCACCATCCAGGAGCAGATTCGCGAGCTAGAAGCCCAGATCGAAGCTGCCCGCCGGCGGGGGGATCAGGCGGAGGTGGAGCGGCTGCAAGCGGATCTGCAAGTGCTGCGGCAGGGCACCCCCGTCTTCAACCTGCAGCAGGTTACGGTCACCGGCACCCGCACCGAGCGCACCCTGGCCGACTCCCCGGCCACCATCACCGTCATCGACCGGGAGCGGCTGCGGCAGGAGCTTATCCAGAACATCCAGGATCTGGTGCGCTACGAGCCGGGGGTGAGCGTGCGGCGAAATGTCCGCTATGGCCTGCAGGACTTCAACATCCGCGGCCTCGACGCCAACCGGGTGCTGATCCAGGTGGACGGGATCCGGCAGCCGGAGCGGTTTTCCTTCGGCCCCTTCAACATCGGGCGGGACACCTTTGAGCTGGAGACCCTGAAGACGGTGGAGATCATCCGCGGCCCCGCTTCCACCCTCTACGGCAGCGATGCCTTGGGGGGCGTGGTAACCTACACTACTCTAGACCCGGCGGATCTGCTGGGGGAACGGGACAGCCATGTGGGCCTCTCCAGCCAGTACGACAGCAAAAACCAAGGCTTTGTCAACACCCTCAGCTTGGCGGGCCGGCAGGGGAACTTGGAAGCCCTGCTCATCTACACCCGCCGCGACGCCAGGGAGCCGGATATCAAAGCGGATCCCAGCTTTAAAGATCGACAAACGGTGGATGGGGACAACGTTTTGGCCAAGCTGGTTTACCGCTTCAGCCCCTTGGAAAGCCTCACCCTGACCGGCGAGTACTTCAACAGCCGCACCACCACCACGTTCTCGCGGCGCAACCTGGATCCCGGCATCAGCTTATTTAGGGAAACCATCGACACCGAGCGCAGCCGCCTCAGTTTGGAGTATCGCTACGCCAACCCTGAGAATCCCGCTTTTGAGTTGGCCACCGCCCAGATTTACTACCAGCCCGCCCGCACCCGCGAGCCCAGCGTGGAAGAGCGCACCATCACCGTGCAGGGCCGACCCGTACCTGTGCGGCGAGATACCTTCAACGAGCTGGTCAGCAACATTTTAGGAGCCAGCCTGCAGGCCCAAAGCCGCTTCCAAACCGGGGATCTCTCCCACCGCCTGGTGTATGGCATGGAGATTTCCACCACCCGCAACGAACGACCCCGCAACCGTTTTCAGACCAACCTGCAAACCGGAGCGGTAACCCAAAACATTCCCCCAGACACCTTTCCCACCAAAGATTTTCCCGACTCGGACACCGTCCGTTTTGGGCTGTATGTGCAGGATGAGATCGATTTCGGCGGCGGCAACTTGACGTTGATCCCCGGCATCCGCTACGACACCTACAACCTCACCCCCAGTCCCGATGAAGCTTTCCTCAAAAGTGGGTCAGAAGCGGCCAGCCTCTTTGCCGATGCCGTTTCCCCCAAGCTGGGCCTGGTGTGGAGGATAAACCCCAACCTTACCTTTACGGCCCAGTACAACACCGGCTTTCGGGCCCCCCAATACAACGAGATCAACAGCGGCTTCACCAACTTGGTCAGCCCCTTCTTTCGCTATCGCACCCTCTCCAACCCCGACTTGCGCCCGGAAACCAGCCAGGGTTTTGAAGTGGGTTTGCGAGGGATCTACCTGCAGGCCAGCTTCAGTTTGGCCGCCTACTACAACACCTACAACGACTTTATCGAGGCGTTCCGGCGGGTGGGATCTGAGCCCTCGCCCCCCGGCCCCCCCGGCAGCCCGCCGCCCCCGCCGGTCATCCTCTTCCAGAGCCAAAACGTCAGCCGCGCCCGCATCTACGGCGTGGAAGCGACAGGGCAATATTTCTTCAGCCCCGACCTAACCGGCTGGAGCCTAAACGGCAGCTTTGCCTGGGCGGTGGGGGACAATCTTACAGAAAACAAGCCCCTGCTTTCGATTGAGCCGCTGACGGCGGTGCTGGGGCTGCACTACGACGATCCCAGCCAGGTGTGGGGGGCGAGGCTGGTGGCCACGCTGGTGGCGGATCCGCGGGATCCGCAGCGGGAGGTGGTGCAAACTAACCCCAACGCTCCCCCGCAGATTCCCTTTGTGCCCAGCGGCTATACGGTGGTGGATCTGCTGGGCTACTACAACCTGGACGACAACTGGCAGCTCAATTTCGGGGTGTTCAACCTCTTCGACGAGAAGTATTTTCTCTACTCCGAGACCCGCACCCTCTTTGTCGGCCCTGAGGTGGAGCGGCGGGCCCAGCCGGGGCGCCATGTGGCCCTCAGCTTCTCCAGCCGCTTCTAG
- a CDS encoding ABC transporter ATP-binding protein, which translates to MREGRPILQAEGLSGGYGSRQVIHQVSFSLQAGEWLSIVGPNGSGKSTLLRLLSRVLIPQAGRVYLNGWDLHTQLSPQQVARQLALLPQQPRIPAGLTVWQLVSLGRSPHQPWWVWQLPRADRQRVEWALAQTGLGSLALRRVETLSGGERQRAFLALALVQEPQVLLLDEPTTFLDLRHQLELLELLRRLQQEQGLTVITVLHDLNLAIRYSRRVALLGSGQLQALGSPQAVLTPSRVQEVFGLEVEWMPTPVGPQLCPLRSADPARPLWLGGKGVEAKV; encoded by the coding sequence ATGAGGGAGGGCCGGCCAATTTTGCAGGCCGAGGGGCTGAGCGGGGGCTATGGCTCGCGGCAGGTGATCCATCAGGTGAGCTTCAGCCTGCAGGCGGGGGAATGGCTGAGCATTGTCGGCCCCAATGGCTCCGGCAAATCGACGTTGCTGCGGCTGCTGAGCCGAGTGTTGATCCCGCAGGCGGGGCGTGTGTACCTGAACGGTTGGGATCTGCACACCCAGCTCAGCCCGCAACAGGTGGCCCGGCAGTTGGCCCTTTTGCCCCAGCAGCCGCGGATCCCGGCAGGGCTGACGGTGTGGCAATTGGTGAGCTTGGGGCGTTCTCCTCACCAGCCCTGGTGGGTGTGGCAGTTGCCGCGGGCAGATCGGCAGCGGGTGGAATGGGCGCTGGCGCAGACGGGACTGGGATCCCTGGCCCTGAGGCGGGTGGAGACGCTCTCCGGCGGCGAGCGGCAGCGGGCTTTCCTGGCGCTGGCCCTGGTGCAGGAGCCGCAGGTGCTGCTGTTGGACGAGCCCACCACGTTTTTGGATCTGCGCCACCAACTGGAGCTGCTGGAGCTGTTGCGACGGCTGCAGCAGGAGCAAGGGCTGACGGTGATTACCGTGCTGCACGACCTGAACCTGGCCATTCGCTACAGCCGGCGGGTGGCCCTGCTGGGATCCGGCCAGTTGCAGGCCCTGGGATCCCCGCAGGCGGTCTTGACCCCCAGCAGGGTGCAGGAGGTGTTTGGCCTGGAGGTGGAGTGGATGCCAACGCCGGTGGGGCCGCAGCTTTGCCCCCTGCGCAGCGCAGACCCAGCAAGGCCCCTCTGGCTGGGAGGAAAGGGTGTTGAGGCGAAGGTTTGA
- a CDS encoding FecCD family ABC transporter permease — protein sequence MLANQGRLSSGVDSETRWGQARRILSPVGLAVLLLSVILLLLWISIALGSVPMTFAELWQALWGQGDPVRQTIVWQLRLPRALLAQLLGAALGMAGALLQGMLGNGLADPYLLGISAGAGLAAVGLLTWGEWTAWVPLAAWVGGVLTTVLVYGLARTRSGLAVERLILAGVAVSALFGAISSTLLLMADERVQVALTWLIGSLSGRGWPEVRVAGVYILVGLGLGWAQARALNLLGLGEEMAVSLGIPLARTRVAIGLVAALLAAAAVSVGGLIGFVGLVVPHMVRQGVGSDHRWLLPLSALGGAALLSGADLLTRLGAVELPVGIVTALMGAPFFGWLLRQQGAER from the coding sequence ATGCTGGCCAATCAAGGGCGTCTGTCATCAGGAGTTGACTCGGAGACACGCTGGGGGCAGGCCAGGCGGATCCTCTCCCCGGTCGGCTTGGCGGTTTTGCTACTGAGTGTCATCCTCTTGCTGCTTTGGATCTCGATTGCCTTGGGATCCGTTCCCATGACTTTTGCGGAGCTGTGGCAGGCCCTGTGGGGGCAAGGGGATCCAGTCCGGCAGACCATTGTCTGGCAGTTGCGGCTGCCGCGGGCACTTTTGGCCCAGTTGCTGGGGGCGGCCTTGGGGATGGCGGGGGCCCTGCTGCAGGGGATGTTGGGCAATGGGCTGGCGGATCCCTACCTGCTGGGCATCTCGGCGGGGGCGGGCCTGGCGGCGGTGGGGCTGCTCACCTGGGGGGAGTGGACGGCTTGGGTGCCCTTGGCGGCTTGGGTGGGCGGGGTGCTGACCACGGTGTTGGTGTATGGCCTGGCGCGCACCCGCTCCGGGCTGGCGGTGGAGCGGCTGATCTTGGCGGGGGTGGCCGTCAGCGCGCTCTTTGGGGCCATTAGCTCCACCTTATTGTTGATGGCCGATGAGCGGGTGCAGGTGGCCCTGACGTGGTTGATCGGCAGCCTGAGCGGGCGGGGCTGGCCGGAGGTGCGGGTGGCCGGGGTGTACATCCTGGTCGGGCTGGGGCTGGGCTGGGCGCAGGCGCGGGCTTTGAACCTGCTGGGCCTGGGAGAAGAGATGGCGGTGAGCTTGGGGATCCCGTTGGCGCGGACGCGGGTGGCCATCGGCCTGGTGGCAGCTTTGTTGGCGGCGGCAGCCGTCAGCGTGGGGGGGTTGATCGGCTTTGTGGGGTTGGTGGTGCCCCACATGGTGCGCCAGGGGGTGGGATCGGATCACCGCTGGCTGTTGCCCCTTTCGGCCCTCGGGGGGGCAGCTCTGTTGAGCGGCGCCGATCTCCTCACCCGGCTGGGGGCTGTGGAGCTGCCGGTGGGGATCGTCACGGCGTTGATGGGGGCGCCGTTTTTCGGCTGGCTGCTGCGGCAGCAGGGGGCAGAGCGATGA
- a CDS encoding RNA-guided endonuclease InsQ/TnpB family protein yields the protein MLVREAKLLNGTPKQYQALDEAIRTAQFVRNKCLRHWMDNRGVGKKHLYAFCKDLAKEFPFANKLNSAARQASAERAWLSISNFYRRCKQGEKKKGYPQFKKHCRSVEYKQSGWKLSDDGLSITFTDGFGAGTFALYCNGEARQDILSSKINRVRVIRRADGYYAQFCLDVDRKEQGQYTGNVIGIDLGLKHFYTDQNGNTVNCPKFLRRSEKRLKRHQRKLSRMFAKGRKPQSNNYHKQKNRVGRIDLKVQRQRRDWAIKLARCVVMSNDIVVYEDLPVKNLVKNRHLAKSIQDASWSLFTHWLDYYGKVWGKAIVAVPPQYTTQDCSGCGHRVVKTLSTRTHICPKCLLVLDRDQNAALNILKKGLSLLGLSIFKLSVLGLKWQNGTLGHKGTAAPRPPVSPRIRGDVGGPGGRERLGRDAPLL from the coding sequence ATGTTAGTCAGGGAAGCCAAACTCCTCAACGGGACGCCAAAGCAGTATCAAGCTTTGGACGAAGCCATCCGCACCGCACAGTTTGTGCGCAACAAATGCCTGCGCCATTGGATGGACAATCGGGGGGTAGGGAAGAAGCATCTGTATGCTTTCTGCAAAGACTTGGCGAAGGAGTTCCCATTTGCGAATAAGCTCAACTCTGCTGCTCGGCAGGCGAGTGCGGAGCGAGCATGGCTATCGATTTCCAACTTCTACAGACGGTGCAAGCAGGGCGAAAAGAAGAAAGGCTATCCCCAGTTCAAGAAGCATTGCCGGTCTGTGGAATACAAGCAATCGGGCTGGAAGTTATCTGATGATGGCCTGTCTATCACCTTCACGGACGGGTTTGGAGCAGGGACCTTTGCGCTGTACTGCAATGGAGAAGCAAGACAGGATATCCTGAGCTCCAAAATCAACCGTGTGCGGGTGATCCGAAGAGCAGATGGGTACTATGCCCAGTTCTGTCTGGATGTAGACCGCAAGGAGCAAGGACAATACACAGGCAATGTTATCGGTATTGATCTTGGGCTCAAGCATTTCTACACCGACCAGAACGGCAATACCGTGAATTGCCCGAAGTTTTTGCGCCGCAGCGAGAAGCGGCTAAAAAGGCATCAACGCAAGTTGAGCAGGATGTTCGCAAAAGGGAGAAAACCGCAATCAAACAACTACCACAAACAGAAGAACCGAGTAGGTAGGATTGACCTCAAAGTCCAGCGCCAGCGTAGAGACTGGGCGATTAAGCTAGCCCGGTGCGTAGTGATGTCTAACGACATCGTGGTGTATGAGGACTTGCCGGTGAAGAACTTGGTCAAAAATCGTCATCTTGCCAAATCGATCCAAGATGCTAGCTGGTCGCTATTCACTCACTGGCTAGACTACTACGGCAAGGTGTGGGGCAAGGCAATCGTAGCAGTGCCGCCTCAATACACCACGCAGGATTGTAGTGGTTGTGGGCATAGAGTGGTTAAGACTCTGTCTACGCGAACTCATATTTGCCCCAAGTGTCTGCTTGTGCTGGATAGGGATCAGAATGCAGCTCTGAATATCCTGAAGAAGGGGCTAAGCCTTTTGGGGCTCAGCATCTTTAAGTTAAGCGTCTTAGGGTTGAAATGGCAAAACGGTACCTTAGGGCATAAGGGAACCGCTGCCCCCCGCCCCCCTGTGTCCCCCCGTATACGGGGGGATGTAGGGGGGCCTGGGGGTCGGGAACGCTTGGGGAGAGATGCACCGCTGCTGTAG